From Aquarana catesbeiana isolate 2022-GZ linkage group LG05, ASM4218655v1, whole genome shotgun sequence:
acTATCTGAGCTCCACAAACTAATCTCTACATTCAAAACCAGCTCCTTCATTTGAAAACAACCCCATAACATTCTAGCCATGGTCATCTTGAGAAGGCAGATTCTCATGTATAATGtacttcctgtaatccatctgccccTAACTCAGTCAAGCAGGGTGAATGTTTTGCTTAGCTGAGATGCCCTGCCCTAGATGGGAGTTTCCTGGGATGTGCAAAATCATTTTGGCTTTCACCAGGAACCTGGAAGCAACTTGtgttttaaaaaagtaaatgtaccTTACTAGCTCTTCTAATGCTTGCAGCATAATGATTGTAAATGGTTTGTTAGCatcaagttcagctttaaagtctgCTCAATGGCTAGTTTACATCTTCCTTGTTCAAGGGGTTGTATAAAAGTACCTAGGTAAATCTTTTGGGAGAAGGCTTAGTATTGAAGTAAATGGCATGAAAACCTGATGCTATACTAACCAAGATGCGTACCAATAAAAATTTGCATCAGCCAGTGCAATGTGACAAAATATTTTTGCTCTTACACCAGCTTAAAGGATGTGTTAAACATAATACTGTGGAAACTCCTATCATAGGCTATATAAGCATCAGAACCTTTAGTGTTTGATAAAGGGCATTCATTGTGATCTTTTCTCTAGCCTGCCAAAAACTCCACCAAGAGAAAGCTGTGGAATGACCAAGTAACACTAAAAAAAGCAAAGGTGGAAGTTGCTATTGACCCAGAGCAGAGGGAAAATGCAGACTGTTCAAGTGAGGCCTATGAGCTCATGGTTAAAGGTGAGTCTTGGCTGCCCTTGTATGGAACTGTTGCTGTAACCTATCTTAACGTGTCAACTGGTGAGCACAACAGCTGtaacttgtttattttttttgcacctttTAGAAACCCCATCCACCCAGTACTGGAAAGAGCTTGCAGAGGAAAGGAGAAAAGCACTTTATGAAGCCTTGCAGGAAAATGAAAAGGTAATTGGTTACATTCAGTGTGATTGGTTTCTTGTGTGATATTGAATCCTGCTTTTGAGTGGAGCTTCAGTCTTGTTGGTCTGTTTTTGGGTAAGGACCAGTTTGATTTGTGCCATAACTTGCAAACAGGAAAAAATTTGGAATGCTGTTGGTCTATTGGACACAAACGTGgaaaatcaagtgttcatttttaaaggcttgtatgcaagttatcaCAAGGGTAAGTCATTGGGGGGAAAAACAGCATAGGttccaccagtccattaccaggccctttgggtctggtatgaatattaagggaaaccctatccaaaaaatagtaaaaaaatctaggaggtcccccaaaatccatcccagagcacgcaacctgccaggctgcaggaaaatagggtgagccccctcctgaactgtaccaggccacatgccctcaacatgggtaggatGTCTTGGAGTCCCCAAAACAtcttcatgttgatggggacaagggccccatctccacaacccttgccttgtGGTtctgggtctgcaggcggggggcttgtcagaatctggaagccccctttaacaaggggacccccagatcccagcctcccctatgtgaattggtaacgggtacattccCCTCCATTTTCACAAAGTGTCAAATGGTAAAGACTGACACTTTGGAACAAGTCTTCTATTAggagtcccacaatgtaaatccatctcatgcTGCCGACAAGCCGAAataaagctgcaacagctccgcctccatgggaggctcccgctgagtgacgcttagctgagggtggggccacccagtgatgtaaacgggtggtGCTGATACCACGTGACAGAAGGCAGGGGTGAAAGTTTACATCACTGAGTGGCCCccttgccctcagctatataacagctgtcaccgagaagcaTCACTTGGCAGGAGCCTCCcgtggaggtggagctgttgcagctttttgtttgtgaaatggtaggggtacaatgtacccctttaACAATTCGCATAGGGCAGGCtatgcattgatgcatgtcccctggggcaggacccaagtagCCAAGCTTTTTAtagcaataaattgcatataagcctttagaatgagcacttttaaCAGTGTtctgcagcttttgaatttgctgtaAACTTTGCATATTAGGCCGACATCAGGCTCATCCCTGGTTTTGGGTTAATGGCCTATTCGGGTTGATATGGCTTTTCCATGATCTGCCTTGGCTATTAATAAATGCTTGCAGCTACAGGTCAGATGTTGTGATATAGGCATGGACCAGCAGCTGAACAATGGGGGGGTGTGTCTTTGCCCAAAACATTTACTTTCTGATATAAGTGCACAAATGTTAATACCTTAACAATGCAGTCGTTTCTCTTCTCTCACCCAACCCCCTCCTCCCTGGCTTTTCCCTTTTCAGTTCAATGAATTATACTAGTATTGATAGTACAAAGCAGTGTTTTAAGTACTAAATGGTGCATCCTTTCACAGTTGCACAAAGAAATTGATCTTAAAGATGGGGAGATTGCACGGCTAAAACAAGAAAATGATGAGCTGCTGGAACTGGCAGGACATGTACAGCACATGGCTAACCTGATTGAGGTGAGTTTAAACTTCACAAATTTAGCATCTTGTATGCAAGTGTAGCCTAATGCAGTTGGTGTGattttaaaaatgggggggggggggggggggggggattgtacctTACAAATTTGTACAAAGCTGATATGACATATAAGACAGCGGTTACTAGTGTCCTTGGTTTGTTAGAGTGGAAAGTGGCTTTATTTTTTTCCACACTAACAAATGGTAGCTGCAGTATGTCTGATGTTGCAGCTTATCCAAATCTATAAAATATCCAGTTCGTTCCCTTTTAACTCTTGTACAGATGAGCCAGCCTGTGTGGGCTCCCAATGTCAAGCCTCAAAACTGCATATAGCAATCGGTGACCTTAATTCTGAACTAGAAAGGCATTTAACTGTAAATGAAGGACCTGAATAGTAGCTAACTATCTCTTTATCTTGCAGAGACTTACAGGTAGTGCACCACAAAGCCTTGAAGATTTAAAAAATCTAGACCTGGAGGAAGCAAGACATGAAGATGAAGAGGAAGCAAGATATGAAGATGAAGCAGAGGACTACAGTTCATCAGATGATGACCTTTAATTTAAACCTGAAAGAACTTGACTTTAAGTGGCCACTGCCTGGGCTATTTGTCCCATTAACTTGAAACTGCCACTAAACTTGAACTGCCACTAGTTTCATACTTTTAGCTAGGGAAAAACTACTGCGAACTCATTCAAATATGAAGGTTTTTAAATGCAGTGTAAAAGATTCAAAATCCAAACAGGTGCTTTTCAGTTGGCCACTTGTTTTAATGCAAATACTATGTATTTTTATCTTGCttgtaaatagtttttttattaaatGGCCTTGATAAAAGGTAATCGTACATATATTTTGCCAAATAAACTTCAGTTGGAGCAAACTGTTAGCCATTGTGTTCAGAAACTGTAGCTTTATATAGCCATTCCTGTGCCCCATCTTATGCTTAACCTCCAGCATCACAGGCACTGCTACCTGTAGGAGGAACACAAATGACCTGCAAGTATAATGAAGCACTATTTAGGGTGCATAGGATTTTGAACATGCTGGGGCATTTAACTGTATAGTGAATTTTATTACAAAGTTAAAGGATTAAATCAACAATTTAAAAGACCACTTGACATGCATGCAACTCTAGCTTAAACTTGTTTTAAGCTTAGTTTCTGTATCAGACTTGTATAAGTACTTTCAAGTCCTAACTCAGTTGTGAACCTTAGCATGTGTATTTGCAGATTCACACTACAGCAAGTTTACAGATCTCAGTCTCCAAATTGAGGTCTCAATTGTAATGGCATTACAGATTTGCTATTGTAAATCTGCCTTAGCAGAAAATTAACGCTGCAGTATGTTGCAGACTCTATAAGCTTGAGAGCAGCAATCTGTGGAATCAAACCTATGGTGCTGCAAATGGCTAACACTCCCTGCTtagtgataaactgcagggtttgtTGGACTGCTGCAGCATAGTTTTCTGTTGTAGCAGGTGGTTTAATTAAGGGAGTGTCTTAAGGCCCCTATTGTCTTTTAAGCTAGGCCTAAGCAAGGTGGTCTGCAGTGGATTGCTTTTGCAGTTGAGTGGCAACTGTCATTCAGGAGGCCTTGtgaaatttttttgcctttttgtgacaatttttatAATGGGGCACAGGTGCAAGCCAAGTGTTTGGCTCAAGGCCCTCAGTGACTTGAGTTAGCaacatattgagtttttttttttgtcagcctgcTGATGGGAATCTTCTCTGTGATATTGTATTCtaagaggggctcctctgatgtcTGACTACATGGATCAGTGTGTTAGCTGCTGGATGACATTTCCAACATGCCTGTTTTTTGTCTGATTGTTCACAAATGCCAAAAGCCATAGATGTATCTAAACTCAGCTGGTCCCTGAACTGGCCAACTTGGCACACTGAGGCCACAGCATGTAGACTGCATGATTACATGTCTACTTGGCAGGTGGGCTTCTAGGGGGTGGTAAAACTATGGCTCAGCCACCTGGGCTGTCGGTGTGAAAGACCCCTTTATGACAGGTTGGTTTGAACCAGTGTCAAGGTGAACAGGTATTTGACTTGGAAATTGTCATGCTTGGGAGTTGGTGGCTGTAGTGCTTGGAACAGGTAGGTGTtacctgttatacttgcctgctctgtacaatggttttgcagtgcagccccaatcctcctctcggGTTACCTGCTGGTGGTCTGGGACCCCCTCCCCCGAGCTTACTATGGGGCACATGTGCACTTCGCTCGCTCCAGGCAACTATCAAGACAGAGCAGTTCAACCCTGCTCCTTCTGGTGGAAGCTAATGGCTCCTGTTGCATCTAAGCCAATGAGACCTGCTCTTCTAGATCAAGATGTAGcttaagtggagggccaccctaaaataaattgtaaatgtaaacttttttaaaaactgcctgaacccttgttgctaggcagtcttcctaatctgcctcttcctattccatgtGGTGTCCTgctccttggtgagcggccccattgcctcTTGGGaactgtgttcccagaaaaccatgtGGCCTTTCACAGCGCtgcaggaaactggcagtgaagccacaggcacccaggacaggtaagtgtacttatttaaagtcagtagctacagtgtttgtagctgatgacttttaaattttcctggccagaatcccgctttagtATTGCGCACTGAAGGTAAAaggcctttagaaccactctacTAGTTCTCCAGCTATGGGTGGAGACAATACACCAACAATCCCTCAAATAGTAGAtcactatacaggatttatatagtgccaacagtttatgcactgctttacaatctaaaaggggtATTGCTGACCTGGCAGCAGGAGCTTGGGCTTGGTCCAGGATCCTAGTGAAGGCTTAAAGCCAGATAGGGGAAGGGAACAGGGCTTGTATGATTTCCAAGTATTTGTTCTGGAGAGTAGGGGGGGCACATTTCTTGGATTTTAAATGTCAAACCTTATGTTAATGAGGGCCTTCCCTCACATATGCACTGAGGAAAAATGTGCAGTAGCAAAATGTCTTTACTTAAGGTGAAGGCTAGTCACATTGTAACCTGCAACTAGAATGGTTTGATGGTTCACTTGGGTGGTGTTGTGGCCAAGGCCTTTATAGAATGGTCTTAGTCTTTCACCTTACCAGAACAATTGCCCTTACAGGTGGGTGGTCCCAGTTCACCAGAAAATATTCCATTGTCTGGATGCTGTTCATGCTTAGTGTCTCAGATCTGGGGCTTCAGGCCTTGATTCCCTATTTATATGTGAAATGGCCCAGGAAGGGCACCTTGGCTTCTAACTCCACTCTTAAGGTGAATTTGTCAAACCTATCTTTTGCACTTAGCCTTAAAGTGTAGCTCCACTTTTGAGAGATAAGTGATCTCCCCCTTGCATGAGATGAGTTTTTGTTTTTCCCtcacctttcaggacagcaccttggagagtgTAGTTCCACCTCTCTGCTGATGTCATTCCGGGTGGCAGGATTTCTAGCAGGGTGGTGCAGCAATCATTTCCGACTGCTGGAATGCAGGGGGAAGGGGTAGGTCCTCAGCTGGGGCTTCCTTCCACCCCTTGAGTGTTTGGACACAGGAAGGGGCACCCTTTTAAAAGTACACGCGTGTTGGCTGCTGCAGCACTCAGGATGGAGGAGACTGAGTTGCCAGCAGAGATGGTGGAAGCAGGTGCCCAGATGCCAGACCCAGGTAAGAGAGGTACCTTCTTTCTCTTACTATGGGCATGTTTGATTTTATTTTCGGATAGACCTGCAGCTGACTGTTGAGGGTGCATGTCTCATTAACAGTCCAGCAGGAATGGGAGGCTCTGTGAGGCACATATGGTGGAGGCTTTTAGGTTCTCTGGATGGTGTGGTGGTAACAAGAATAGGACCTTGCCCCTAACGTGGGGGGGTGGTTGTTTCCTTTTCTGTAGTAAGCCACTGCCAAATCAGAGGGCCTCTTCAGGGAGGGCATGTCCCTCCTGTAAAAACCCACTGAGATATTCCTGGTCTAAACCACTCTACAGGTCTTGCAATGGAGGATTAGTGAGAGAAGAATCCACGTAGGAGTGTAAGGAGCTCTTCAGTGCATAAAGAACTGGCAGAGACGCTTGGAATGGTGCATTCCCTCATAATGCAGTAGGCTCAGATGAGGAGGGAGAAGAGACAAGGGCGTCCATGTATAAACTGACTTTGGAAGAAGTAGACTACTTGCCCAAAGCAGTGTACACCACCTTGGATatacaggaggagaggactcgacTATCATATGATGAGATGTACCAGGGGCTAGAGGAGACCAAACAGTGTTTCCGGTTCATAGGGTACTGGCCGAAACAAAGAAGGAATAGAAGAATTCAGAAAAGGGCCAGTTTTTCTCCAGGGCCCTAAAAAGGAGATGAGGCTTTAGTGTGGAACAAAAGGCCAAAAGTTCATGCAGCCTTTTCCCAAGTTTCAAGGCGTACTGACCTCGCCTTTGAAGACATGGGAATTATTAAAGATGCCATGACTAAAAGGGCAGACTCTGCTGAGGAAGGCATGGAATTCGTCCTTGTCCAACCTGAAGCTGACAATGGCCACTACAGTGGTAGCCAGAACCATGGGAGTGCTGGCTAGATCAGCTTAAAGGGCACGTGATAACAGGCACTTCTAGAAAAGATTTATTAAAGTCCTTCCCTACCCTCCTAAAAGCCGTCAAGTATATGGTAGATGCATCAGCAGAGTCTGCTAGATCCTCCGCCCTTATCAATTCGGCTAGGCGGGCCCTATAGCTAAAAATTGGTCGGGGGACTCTGCTTCGGAAGTGAAGCTTTGCAGAATCCCCTTTATAGGAGCTTTGATGTTTGGGCCAGAGTTAGAGACCGTGATGGACAGGACAGCGGATAAAAAGAAAGCTTTTCCGCACAAGAAGAAAGTTGCACCGCCAAGGAAAAAATGTCCTTTTCAGCAGCCCCAAAAAGAAAAGGAACAGGGTAAAAAAAAGAGAGTGGTAGAGAAGGGGTGCcacttagacccccccccccaagctgcaaAGAAACAATGACGTCCACCTTCCAGTAAGGCTGCAAGCTTTCCTACCTGAATGGGGGAGGGCAACAGCAAGTCCCGTTCGTTCTAGACCTAATCAGGCAAGGTTACCATCTGGAATTTTcttagtctccccccccccccgagtcgcTTTTACATTACAAATCTCCAGAGGGATCGAGAGAAAGCTCTGGCCATGACGTTCCTTTTGAGGGGACTGATACAACAGAGTTATTACTTGAGTCCCGAAGGAGCAGGAGGGGGGGATCTATTTGATCAGGAAAATTCCGGTTGATCCTAAATGTGAAAATCCTGAACAGGTCCTTAAGGTACAAGAGGTTTCGGATGGACACTATTTTTTCAGTGAAGAATTTACTCACCCCCaattgcttcatggcgtcaatCGATCTAAGAGATACATACCTGCACatcccaattgcagcctcattgcaaAGATTTCTGTGACTAGCAGTCAGCCTGGGGGCCTCTCTTCCTCTCCCAGACTATTCATGAAAGTGATGGCAGAGGCTTAGAGAGACTGAAGGGGATCGCCATAGTGCCCTGTCTAGATGATCTACTACTTTTTGCAGAATCAAAAGATCAGGTAATAGTCAACCTTCTAGTAACTCAGAGGCACCTAAACAGTTTAGGCTTGCTGCTAAATCTTCAGAAGTCGAATCTTATCCCTGCTCAGCGAGTGAGGTTCCTAGGGTACGAGATAGATTCAACACTACGAAGAATCTTTCTCCCGGAAGAAAAGGTAGAACCGATTCAGTTAGCCCTGAGAAGAGGTTCAGTCCAACCTGGAAGTTTCAAGCTACATGCTCGTTTATAATGGGACATACTCCTGAAATGGTCACATCAGGAATCCCTGGAGAAAAAGATCAAAATAGGAACAAGAGCAAGAAGGTCAATTTGGTGGTGGAGGGATCAGAGATACCTCTCAGAAGGACTCCCTCGGACCTTTCCGACAATCAGATGACTAACAATGGATGCAAGTGTGTGGGGCCCAACTCAGAGAGCAGGCAGCACAAGGTGTATGATCCAAGTGGGAGTCCAGAAGGTACTCCAATTGGAGGGAGCTAAAGGCCATCCTCCTAAGTCTTTTGTTCTTCCAGCGTTCCCTAAGAAAACAGCATGTACAAGTGTTGTCAGACAACATAACAGCGGTGGGGCTGAAAGGTTAGTTCGGtcaaggattacacctaggaccttggcgtgggggggcaagttgatagttgagccgttgatattgacagagaaatcaggggaagtgacacgtgggggaggaaatatgtgCTCGGTTTTGggtaggttgagtttgaggaagtgatgtgacagccaggctatgtctgttagtaagttggtgatgtgtgaggagagagctgggggtggggagatattgaaagccatgggaggcaatcaactgacccagggaggtggtgtagattgagaaaagaagaggtccaagaacagaaccttgggagacccaGAAGGCGAAAGGAagaggagttgtaagtgacactgacggagtggtgggataggtaggatgagaaccagcgaagagtagtcacggagaccaaaggagtggagtttgttgaggaggaggggctggtccactgtgtcaaaggcagcagtgccgtccaggagaagtagtacagaatagtgtccgttggttttagccattagtaggtcatttgtgagtttaaggagagcagtttccctggagtgttgagggcaaaatctggactgaaggggatcaagaagtttgtt
This genomic window contains:
- the GMNN gene encoding geminin isoform X1, whose amino-acid sequence is MNPGMKQKLATENSSMSIKNFFTDKTEVTQRRTLKVIQPSATGQLVGRVKEPAKNSTKRKLWNDQVTLKKAKVEVAIDPEQRENADCSSEAYELMVKETPSTQYWKELAEERRKALYEALQENEKLHKEIDLKDGEIARLKQENDELLELAGHVQHMANLIERLTGSAPQSLEDLKNLDLEEARHEDEEEARYEDEAEDYSSSDDDL
- the GMNN gene encoding geminin isoform X2, producing the protein MKNFFTDKTEVTQRRTLKVIQPSATGQLVGRVKEPAKNSTKRKLWNDQVTLKKAKVEVAIDPEQRENADCSSEAYELMVKETPSTQYWKELAEERRKALYEALQENEKLHKEIDLKDGEIARLKQENDELLELAGHVQHMANLIERLTGSAPQSLEDLKNLDLEEARHEDEEEARYEDEAEDYSSSDDDL